The nucleotide window caaaccacttctgattggtcagattgatgacatgtgatcaggcctccaacaatgattggcggagacagctgaagggggagggacatttctaaaagctaagtttgaggctagttttgcggcCGGAGTGCGGGAACATCATtctgattagtcatttatagaatcaaataaatatttattttaccatcttgcatattcaaaactatccagtgttaaatcagggccgtttggatgaacacagagctgatagcATAGTGATGGtgaatgttttagatatgtgaaaatgggtaatttcccgcggcacaccagaccatctctcacggcacactagtgtgccgcggcacactggttgaaaaacactgctctagATCTACACGATGCAGCTCCatctgaccttctctgttctccagaaacatcctcaaagcaaatgttacaCATGTGCTTGTTTTCCTTGGACTCAAACCATCCAGTTGTTCACCAATGTTCTAGCCTCCACTTCTCTTTCTCATAACTTAATTGAGACTCATCAGCTTTGATTCCTCTGAAGTTTCTCTGCACGTCTCCATTCTTCTGTAAAATGGAATCGGAACATTCTCCATTCCTCTGACACCCTCTTTTGCAAAACAGTCCAGTgtactgccatctctcctaatCTCTTCCATACCTCAGGATGTATGTCTTCAGGAGCAACTGTCTATCCCCTCTTTATCATCTTTAATTTCTTCCTCACATCTTCCTAACTGATCCACATGTCCTCTGATCCTCTGCTCTGTAAGATGCTGCTCATTCATCAAAGTTCTCCTTCCATctttcaatcacactttcagaacCTGTCACCACATTTCCATCTCttcttgatcaccctaacctgctgcagtCCTTCCATCTCTGTCTCATTCTTCCTATTTTATCCTTCATCACTTGgtcctcttcatcttcctcaccaccagagtcatcctCACACCACCATACTGTCGGGCTGCCACTACTTTGTAGATTGTGGTCCCTTTCACTGTGTTCTCCTTCCTCATCTCTCTACTTTTCCTGTCAAAGTCTCTACATTTAAAGTTCTTCCTCTAAAGTCTTCCCTCCTGTTGTTGCTTTCCTCCCTCGGTCTGCAAACAGGcctccctcctctccttcttccactcACAGCACAGTAGTCCATTTTCACTGGCATCCAGCAAGCCAACAGCATGGCTGTCAGACGTTTTTAACCCGTGCCACGACTATCCCGAATGAAAAGTTCTGTTGGTATGATTTGATTTGGCTTTGGATACATCGGATACCCTTCtggacacaaccctctgtatttaccCAGACAGGCACTCAAAAGCACCAAATTGTGCCATCTAGTGGTAGATCAAAATCCATAAACTGAGAATATTCTACAAATGCAGGACACTTAAACATACTGCTTAGAgtcagagagggactttaaatgttACAGCTTTGTGTCTTTACATTGAAGTGAATGGAGTCTTTTCTGTCACTAACCATCAATGCTTTTGAAGTCGAGGAGGTAGGATCTGTTATCCACTTGGTAAAGCTGCAGGCTCATTTTCACCAGGTTTCCCGTCACTGGATTCTTCCTCCGCACACGCAGATGGTATGGATTCACCACCTGACACACAAGACCAGACATATTAGCAGAGCTGCATGCATGCTGCACAACCTTCTGTGTGTAGAGCATATGCAGTTACCTTCCAGTCAAAACTCAGCTGTCTCATAGCCCGGTACACCTCTGTCATGATGTCATGGGGTCTGCTCTGACTCCTGATGCCCAGGTGCCACTTGGCTTTCTTCACTGCCAGTGGTTTAGGCCGGGTGGTGTTGAGAGCATCCAGAGGACATCGAGACTTAGGGCTGTCAGCCAAGAGAGGAGGCATCCTTTCTGGGTGGGGTTTGACCCCAGGGGGCAGTGGCATCCCATCCTCTATGAAAGAGCCCTGTGGAGGACTGGATGCCAAGTAGAACTCGCTGGCCTGAGTCATGATGCGTCGATTATCTATGATGAGGTGATAAGCTACAGATAACTGATCCTGCATGAACAGAGGGAGGAGGAACAATGAAGCCAAGACTCAAATACAAGCTTGAATCAATACAAGATGTTTTCTCAGATGTGACAGCTAACAGCATGCAACACCaaccataaaatatttaaaggggccataccattaaaagtcaactttttaaggttttaagtgtattctactgttcattcctcactataaagaaccccgaAACAGTATTTGGATCCGTTCatatatttctgagtaatcctctaaaaacctgcactctcaccagcagcccctcccatacccacgaaaacgagcgggttctcatgtgctgatgtcacagagtgagaccgcccctttcaggaagagtctgctcttacagctccgcccccagtctaacaccaacattcaatttctccactgagttggcggtgatcagcaaaaaactttcattttagatgcagaatacagTATATCTTCCAgctgtgtcctgtcttcaatacaTTCCAGTTGAAACAGGTGTTTGCTACTTTAGGCACGGTGCTCCTTTTAAAACCCCCTGCCCTGGTTGGTATAGTTGTGCAGATGccaagtgtatttgtgttgtgaagcaaTGTGGTGATGGCCGAGcttactaaaggcagatatatggtatctgcatccatctttgaaaaactttggattatttttatggAAGAAACAAATAAACCCTGCCAaagccggctctaggatgacgtcatgaaatggacgGCACAAGCAGCGGCAGACGgtgcctcaggaatcgagtcgttttacttccaggtagaaaaaaactcaagaaaataattaatatttcataaataatttgttttagtgttctaaaggtaataagttcactctgaaaggcttaagaaaatcaaggTAATGCCCCTTTAAAACTATGACAGGCAGTAAAGTCCCAATGTCTCTGAATGTGCATCGGTACCTGTGGATCTCCACTGTAAAGGCTTGACACCACTTCAGAGTCCGTGCATTCAAACTTCTCACACACTTCTCTAACAGCCTCTTCATCCAACACAGTGCAATCGTACGACGAGTCCTCTGGGAACAGGTAACCTGGCAGGTCCTGCTTAAACCAATCATGTTCCCTAGCAAAGCAAAGAGTTACAACTTCATTTCCCTGTGTTACCCAACAGAAGAAGGAGCGACAGGCCTTGGTCTGGTGTTACTGTAGGTTGAGTGAGTTTCAAAAAGCAAGATTTTCATcattagtcaaaaataaatgcactaaaacaaacgtgAGGGCTTGAACTTTTGTCTTCGCAAACCTGTGGTCAGAAATGTTATATTAAAACAGGAAGACaatgttcatttaaaagtaGCATTGCTGTAAGTCTAGAAATCATTTGTCTCTACTTATTATAAGCAAATGCCCCACTTTGAAAACAGCTTGTTGGGATGAAAAGTTAACATGACAAGAATGACTGCAGTCTTAAAGAAATCTTTTTGAAATCCAAATGTAGAAGACAAAGGCATCAAGCATCATCATAGAATAACATTTAAACAAGCTGCAAGACTCCTGAAATTGTAACTTCTAAAACAAAGTGACTGGAAATGCCTGAACAGTTACAGAGCATGGATTAACCCCCAACCTGTCTCTTTACTGGTGTGATATACGGTGTGTTCGAAATTAtgatgtaaattgtattttagtgtCAAAAAGATCCAATTCGttgtttttcaatgaaactCGTGGGTGATATTGTGTCTCTGGTCTCTTTGGATCACTGACATCAGTCTCATACACCTGTGATCGTTAGTTTACCAAGTAAGTTCAGTTAAAGGAGAAACTACTAAAGAAGGATGTTCCACATTATTACGGAccaatattttcattaaatatggGAAAGAAAAGGGATCTTTGCTGCTGAAAAGAGTGAAATAGTTGAATGTCTTGGACGAGGCATGAAAACTCTGAATATTTCCTGAAACTTCAGTGTGATCATCGTACTCTGAGGAGATTTAGGACTGATCCAGACACACAGGTTGGTGCAGATAAAGACAGAATGAggaaagtttctgcagaaaaatccatcagatttagagagcagctgctaaaagcAGCAGCACGTTTGAAGCTGCTGGAATCTCTGGAGTCCACCAACATCAGAATCATGAGGAGGGAGCTGCTCGACCCTTTAGGCTCCGTGAAGGTGTGAAAATGACCTCTGAAAAGTGGGTGGAGTTTCTGTCTAACCGCTTACTTCTGTCTGCTGCTATAAAGCAGATAAACTGATGGTGTGACCCCATTCTCTCCTGACCTCAACCCTATTGAGAACCTTTGGATCATCCTCTTTGAGGGTGGAGGCAGttcacatccaaacagcagGTCTGGAGGATATTCTGACATCCTGCAGAGAAACTCcagcagaaactctccaaaTAGTTCAACGGATGAAAGAATTGTGAAGCTGCTACAAAATAAGGTCCTATGTTCAAAAGGAACTTGATCTATGAAGAGGTTTTTGATGGAATAGCTTTAGATTTCAGTAAATGGAGCAGATTCaacaaatgaccattttcagTTCTCAAGAATCTATCAGATGTTGTAGAACTCTGTTGTAATAATGTGGAACATTTGAAgggttttattatgttttaatacttttatctTTAGGAGGTTTGCtcaataacatttaatatacactgaaaaaaataactaataagatttatttaagaaaatcctcctaacaatttgcactaacaattcttgattacattttactgcatttatgaatataaaaactaccaacaacaatctagtaaaatttacttacGTCCACAAGTAAGGTTATTGTCAAATCTTAAGCAAATAGACCAAACAtaaatttctctaataaaatttacataattttattgaatgctccaaaagtggttacaacaatttgaaaagtagatcttactaataaacaatcGAAATTTTTgattacttataaaaaataagtaaacttaacttctttactagaaaaatctatgtatttgcataatatttgaattattatgtaaatattatgaggaaaaattaagtatatattactaatgcaaaaagtttgttttttcagtgtactcAAATGGTTAGTGATTTGAAAATTATGAAGACTATTtagaaaatcacagaaaaatattatttccatCATAATTTGGAACAAACTGTAAAGGTAATCTAGATAATGCCTAAATGCAAATTCATGTTCATTCAATAATGACGTGTTAGTAATGCAACAACATTCTGGCtcagaacattttctctctgctgaGGTTTGCAATGTGGTGAGTACCTGATGTCTTTGATGGTGGCTCTTTTCAGTGGATCCACCTGTAGCATGAGCGTCAGCAGTGAGGCCACAGAACGCGTCAGGTACTCTGGGATGTAAAAAACACCTCCTCTGATCTTCTTAAACAGTGTGGGAACATGTTCATCATCAAAGGGCAGAGTGCCACACAGCAGGGCATACAGGATCACTCCGCAGCTCCAGATGTCCACCTCCGGGCCGGCATACAGCCTGGAAGAGGCAGCAGAACAGCATGAGGGCTGCAAGTGTAGACTTACCCTGATTTCTCACTCAACAAGTGTTGTTCTTTTCTGTAGACTCACCTTCCAGAGATGACCTCTGGAGCTGCGTAGTTTGGTGAGCCACAGCTTGTTCGCAGGAATTCCCCATCTGACATCATGTTGGACAATCCTGTTGGTCAATTCCACATTATCAATTACTTTTGTTTGATACTTTACGTTTACAACATGATTTCATCCTCTGCTGTGATCTTTATCCTCTGCTAACCTGCCAAGACTCTGAGCCCCAGACAGAAAGCCCTTCTAATTGGATGAGGCTGACTTTGTGGCGTTCAACATCCATTCTGAGATTCTCTGACCTTCACCTTATCTGCTATTCTTCTCTTCCTTCTCTTCCTATCTGCTAACTGGTGCTGCTGTACTCTCAGCCAAACACTCCCCCCTATCAGATGACACTGGGCCTCGAGGCTTCCTGCAGGACCTGATACCAGACCTACACATTATCAAGGAACGCCTCTCCGCCCATAACAGCACCAACTGAGCTATTGTGTGCCtttggaaatatttttctttcttggtcATATTGCATCAggaattttgttttaagaaggaaaaagaaataaaaccaaaaccgATGAGTGAAACTTTATATTTACTTATCAATCAACTTAtttaataccattataactACACCATGTTGCTATCCAATGCAAGTTATCAGCTGTAAAACAGCCTTCAACAGAACACAAGCTACTCCTCTGAGGTTCCACCGCCGTTAGTGCTTCTCCCTGGAAAACCTACCAAAGTCtgcaattttggcatttttattgGCATCGAGCAAAACGTTCTCAGGTTTGAGGTCCCTGTGCACCACCATGTGCCGGTGGCAGTAGTCCACAGCTGAAATGATTTGCTGAAAAAGACGTCGAGCTTCTGGGTCCTCCACCTTAAAGACACAGAGTCAATGAAGAGAATTACTGTGTGGGTTTGAAAGAATGTGTAACCCTGCTGTTCCTGTGCTGATAGTGTTCCCTCGATATATTACCTTCACCTTTCACTGtctccaggattttttttctttccacgTATACTAACCTTAGCACACTGTGTTTGGCATCCTGATCGGGTGGAGACCttatcaatcaatctcctctgtgctgtCTTGTCTGCAGAATATGTTCAGCTTTACAAATTGACATAAATCTTCATCACGAtcagttctttgttttcattctacagTATAACAATGGGGttattttctatgaaggtttgaaatttgattgtttaaacaaagacaaaagtgttaaaatattcatgtctgtctgagaaaagtggaaaaagtcTCTTAAAACCTCTGTGGTTGCAGTGCGGTATGTAAAGATGTGACTACTGCCTCTCGTTTACTGATGGCACAGTGTGGCCACCTGCTGAGATTGTTGCAAAACTCGTCTTTAGGTTGCGACGTGGTGACACGTGTGACCATCTAACCTGTTTAGGTAAACAGTTACcttgtaaaataaatcagaaatagaAGCTGTTGTGTGGATCTGTCTTTAGACTTTGTTCTAAAGAGGCTCCctgcttttagctttttttttatgcatttgctTAGATCTTGTTCCACATAACTGCTGTGGATCTTCACTCCTGTCTTCACTTAGGAAATACACAGCTGGTCCTCATTAAATGATAAGTCCACAGTGTAGTTGGGTCTTTGATTTCAGATCCTTTCGGTCACGTTTTTGTCTTCTTGagcttttatctctccatggtggctccaaacagaaaataagtcatggagactccTGATCCAACcttgtcgaccatcagagtcagcagctcctgataatgactgtctaaccaaaactaactaaagaaaacaaataaacaaagcctgtaaacgaagactaccaagatccaaactaaaataacaaaacccagcagtgtaagaatGCTGacgacaaagaggggaaaaagaaccaaaaaaagaaaaataaaatagcattttttaaaagtaaggattacttaattagcatttgcagaatgaacatgttttatatgcaaagcaaaactttggtaaaaagtatGATCTTTTAAGAGTTAAAAGGACATATTATCCTATGCTGCaaaacattggttactagctgttcagagctgcactgagatgatcctgtttggcacagatcatcttttattttgaaagaagttatttgagcttctgtcaaatgtaaaacaatacaaataaattttgAGAGATCCtaggttttttttacatgtttgcttttgttctagccaaaaagaaatataatttctatttattatcaaaaaagaaggtaa belongs to Oryzias melastigma strain HK-1 linkage group LG18, ASM292280v2, whole genome shotgun sequence and includes:
- the LOC112155805 gene encoding 5'-AMP-activated protein kinase catalytic subunit alpha-2 isoform X2; the protein is MVVHRDLKPENVLLDANKNAKIADFEYLTRSVASLLTLMLQVDPLKRATIKDIREHDWFKQDLPGYLFPEDSSYDCTVLDEEAVREVCEKFECTDSEVVSSLYSGDPQDQLSVAYHLIIDNRRIMTQASEFYLASSPPQGSFIEDGMPLPPGVKPHPERMPPLLADSPKSRCPLDALNTTRPKPLAVKKAKWHLGIRSQSRPHDIMTEVYRAMRQLSFDWKVVNPYHLRVRRKNPVTGNLVKMSLQLYQVDNRSYLLDFKSIDDDIIEAVGFKSGTSTPQRSGSTAGLHRPRLSIDFASPANDVPQLSSSLPGSLSGISPLLAPRQGSHTMDFFEMCASLITTLAR
- the LOC112155805 gene encoding 5'-AMP-activated protein kinase catalytic subunit alpha-2 isoform X1, whose product is MVVHRDLKPENVLLDANKNAKIADFGLSNMMSDGEFLRTSCGSPNYAAPEVISGRLYAGPEVDIWSCGVILYALLCGTLPFDDEHVPTLFKKIRGGVFYIPEYLTRSVASLLTLMLQVDPLKRATIKDIREHDWFKQDLPGYLFPEDSSYDCTVLDEEAVREVCEKFECTDSEVVSSLYSGDPQDQLSVAYHLIIDNRRIMTQASEFYLASSPPQGSFIEDGMPLPPGVKPHPERMPPLLADSPKSRCPLDALNTTRPKPLAVKKAKWHLGIRSQSRPHDIMTEVYRAMRQLSFDWKVVNPYHLRVRRKNPVTGNLVKMSLQLYQVDNRSYLLDFKSIDDDIIEAVGFKSGTSTPQRSGSTAGLHRPRLSIDFASPANDVPQLSSSLPGSLSGISPLLAPRQGSHTMDFFEMCASLITTLAR